The following is a genomic window from Pedobacter sp. KBS0701.
AGTGGTTGGTTATGGAACACAAAAGAAAGCAACGCTTACAGGATCAATATCGCAGGTAAAGGGAGCCGACCTGGTAAAGAGTCCGCAACCAAACCTGTCAAACTCTTTAGCGGGCCGGTTTTCGGGAGTTATCGTAAATAACCGCAGTGGCGAACCTGGCGTTGATGGTTCTACCATTACAGTAAGGGGGCTTGCTACTACCGGGAGCAATAATGTATTAATTGTTGTAGATGGAATTCCCGGGCAAATTGGCGGACTTGAACGCTTAGATCCCAACGACATCGAAAGTGTATCGGTATTAAAAGATGCTTCTGCAGCTATTTACGGTAACAGAGCAGCCAATGGCGTAATTTTAGTGACTACGAAAAAAGGAAAAACGGGTAAACCAACTATCAATTATAGTTTTAACCAGGGCTTTAGCTCGCCAACAAGGTTGCCTAAAATGGCCGATGCTGCAACTTATGCACAGATTATGAACGAAATTAGTTTCGATTCCAATCCTGCAGGCGGTCTTAATCAATCTTACACCGCAGATCAGATCGAAAAATTCCGTAATGGTTCCGATCCGTTATTATACCCTAACACCGATTGGCTGGATCAAACTTTAGAAAAAACAGCTTTACAGAGCCAGCATAGCCTTTCTATTAATGGTGGTAGTGAAGATGTGAAATATTACATGTCCTTAGGAACTGTTTCTCAGGATGGGTTGTACAAAAATGGAGCAACTAAATACAATCAATACAATTTCCGTACGAATATAGATGCCAATGTTTCTAAGTACCTTAAAGTGGGCTTATCAGTATCAGGCAGACAAGAGAATCGAGTGTTTCCGCAAGTTGGGGCAGGCGATATATTTAGATCCATTTATAGGGCAAAACCAATTGCAGCGGCATATTACCCAAATGGTTTGCCAACAACGGGTATAGAAAACGCAAACCCTGCGGTGCAGGTTACCGATATCGGTGGCACCAATAAAAATCCTACACAGGTTTTAAACGGAATCTTAAGGGCTACATTTATTATACCAGGGGTAGAGGGACTTTCTGTAGATGGCTTTTTCTCGGCAGATAAATCAAATGTTTTTAGTAAAAGTTTTAACAAACCTTACCTGTTGTATCAATACGATACAGGTTCACAAATCTACAAAAGTGTAATCGTTGGTGGTAACAATCAAAAAGCAACTTTAACCGAAAGCCATAAAAACGAATCGCTGCTTACTTCAAATATTAAATTGAACTATGCCCGTAAGTTTAACCTGCATGATATTAATGCTTTTGTGGGTTACGAACAAAGTGAAAATCATTTAGAATATTTCGATGCGCAACGCTTTAATTATTTATCTACATCACTGCCTGAGCTTTCGCAAGGCGGCACAGCCGCTACCGATTTTCTGAACTCGGGCTATAGTTCTAATTATAACCGCCGGAGTATAATCAGCCGTTTAGCTTATACTTATGATGACAAGTATCTTTTTGAAGGCCAGTTGCGTGTTGATGGATCATCCATTTTTCCAAAAGGGAAACAGTATGGTGTTTTTCCGTCCGCTTCTGCAGGTTGGGTGATCTCAAAAGAAAAATGGTTTAACGAAAGCGTTAAGTTTATTGATAACTTAAAAATCCGTGCATCGTATGGTGCGCTGGGTAACGATAATGTAAATGGTTTCCAGTATTTTGATAATTATGTATTGGTGGGCAATGGCTTCGTAGCTCAAAGCCCTGGTGCAACAACATCAACCATACAACCTGGCGTGAACCTGGTTAAATTGGCAAACCCAAACATTACCTGGGAAGTAGCAAAAAAACTCGATATCGGAATTAACGCTACAGTATTTAAAAACTTTAGCATCGAAGCCATTTATTTTCAGCAAAAACGCTCCGATATTTTAACCACCAGAAATGCTTCAGTACCAGGTTCTTCAGGTATCGTAAATCCATACGATGATAAGAGTGTGAACTATACGCCATTAGTACCTTCAGAAAATATTGGGAAAGTAAACAGTAATGGCTTTGAGGCTACTTTAGGCTATAACCATAATGGCGAGAATCTGAAATGGAATATTTCTGGAAATATAACCTATGCCAAAAGTGAAGTAATTTTTATTGATGAAGCCAGTGGTACTTTAGATTATCAACGCAAAACGGGCAGACCATTAAATGTTGATCTCCTTTACAATAGTATTGGCATATTTAGAACGCAACAAGAGTTAGATGCTTACCCCCATGTAAGTGGTGCTAAAGTAGGCGATTTGAAGTATTTGGATTATAATAACGATGGCAAAATTACTGCCGATGATCAAACCAGAACGCCATATAGCAATACCCCTCAAATTACTTATGGTTTAAATTTCGGAGCTTCTTATAAAAATTTCGATTTATCATTTGTTTTATCAGGCCAGGGACAGGTAAGTCAATACGTTTTGCCTGAAGCAGGAAGCATTGGTAACTTTTACAGCAGCTGGGCCGATAACAGGTTTAGTGCCGCAAATCCGAATGGAACTTATCCAAGGGTAACCGATCGTGCTTCGAATGCCATCAGTGGCGGACAGTTTACCAATACGTTTTGGTTAAATGATGCCTCTTTTTTAAGACTTAAAAACGTAGAGCTTGCCTACAATGTTAAAGCAGCATTTCTTCAAAAAATAAATGTATCTGGCTTAAGGTTTTATGCGAGTGCATTTAACCTGTTAACATTCTCAAAAGTTAAAGATTACGATCCTGAAGGAAACAATGGTAGTGGCCAGTTCTATCCACAGCAACGCATTATTAATTTAGGCGCTAATATTAAATTCTAAACACCATGAATAACAAATCAATATATACATCACTTTTAGGCCTGTCTCTTATCTCCATGAGTATTGTGGGCTGTAAGAAAGATTTTTTAAATGTAGAACCAACAGATCGTATTGCAACCACCACTGTAGAAACAGATACTGCGGTATTGGAAGCTTTTATAACGAACAGATACATTGGTACCCGATTGCAGGACAAAGAAGCGGATGGCTCTGCACCGGGTTTTGGCAGAGGTTTCGAGTATAGCATGTGGAGTTCTTTTACCGATGAATCTGTTTATAATAACGACGATGCTACCTGGTTAATCCAAAGAGGACAGTTGGAACCTGAAAATTTAGGAAGTGCGGGTGTATATTGGGGCAGGAGTTACAGAAGTATAAGAGAATGTAATTATGCGCTTGGTGTGCTTGCTAAAATTGAAATGAGCGCCGCGCATAAAAAACAATTGGTAGCAGAGCTTAAATTTGTAAGGGCTTTCCGTTACCAGGATTTAATTCGCAACTATGGCCGCGTAGTTTTAATGGGCGATAAGGTAACCAACCTAACTGATAATTTGCAGGATCCGGCATTGTTTCAACGCGCCTCGATTAAAGAATGTATAGATTATGTCGCTGCACAGCTTGACCAGGCTGCAGCAGATTTACCTTTAGATAATAGCGGAAGCTGGATGGTAGGAAGGGCAACCAAAGGTGCGGCACTAGCGCTCAAATCGCGCTTATTGTTATATGCAGCGAGTCCGTTGTATAATGCAGGTACCTGGCAGGTGGCTGTTACAGCAGCGCAGGCAGTTATTTCTTTAAATAAATATGGAATATATACCGGTGGATATGCGAACTTGTTTTTAACTGACCAAAGCAATGAGGTTATTTTTGCAAGGTTGTTTACCAAAAATGCCAATCATACCCACTTAGAAATTGCCAACGGACCAAACGGTTATGGCGGCTGGGGCGGAAATTTACCAATGCAGAACCTGGTTGATGAATATGAAATGGCCAACGGGAAACCCATTAGCGACCCTAATTCTGGTTACGACATCAATGAACCTTACAAAGGTCGTGATCCGCGTTTTGCCGCAACCATTTTATACAATGGAGCAGCTTATCGCGAGCGTAATGTAGAAACTTTTATTCCTGGGGGAAAAGACAGTAAAGATGGAAATGATAACTGGAATACCAGCAAAACCGGGTATTACCTCAAAAAATTTATGAATG
Proteins encoded in this region:
- a CDS encoding TonB-dependent receptor; protein product: MRRKVLKGFLPKFFTIKTLAFLFIVSISLPAMASLVSVKTGIKRQLREIVVTGTVTTETGATFPGVAVKIKGTEKAVQTDAKGKFSISVAATTDVLVFSYVGYTSQEQTVGDRTTINVQLGSDTKTLNELVVVGYGTQKKATLTGSISQVKGADLVKSPQPNLSNSLAGRFSGVIVNNRSGEPGVDGSTITVRGLATTGSNNVLIVVDGIPGQIGGLERLDPNDIESVSVLKDASAAIYGNRAANGVILVTTKKGKTGKPTINYSFNQGFSSPTRLPKMADAATYAQIMNEISFDSNPAGGLNQSYTADQIEKFRNGSDPLLYPNTDWLDQTLEKTALQSQHSLSINGGSEDVKYYMSLGTVSQDGLYKNGATKYNQYNFRTNIDANVSKYLKVGLSVSGRQENRVFPQVGAGDIFRSIYRAKPIAAAYYPNGLPTTGIENANPAVQVTDIGGTNKNPTQVLNGILRATFIIPGVEGLSVDGFFSADKSNVFSKSFNKPYLLYQYDTGSQIYKSVIVGGNNQKATLTESHKNESLLTSNIKLNYARKFNLHDINAFVGYEQSENHLEYFDAQRFNYLSTSLPELSQGGTAATDFLNSGYSSNYNRRSIISRLAYTYDDKYLFEGQLRVDGSSIFPKGKQYGVFPSASAGWVISKEKWFNESVKFIDNLKIRASYGALGNDNVNGFQYFDNYVLVGNGFVAQSPGATTSTIQPGVNLVKLANPNITWEVAKKLDIGINATVFKNFSIEAIYFQQKRSDILTTRNASVPGSSGIVNPYDDKSVNYTPLVPSENIGKVNSNGFEATLGYNHNGENLKWNISGNITYAKSEVIFIDEASGTLDYQRKTGRPLNVDLLYNSIGIFRTQQELDAYPHVSGAKVGDLKYLDYNNDGKITADDQTRTPYSNTPQITYGLNFGASYKNFDLSFVLSGQGQVSQYVLPEAGSIGNFYSSWADNRFSAANPNGTYPRVTDRASNAISGGQFTNTFWLNDASFLRLKNVELAYNVKAAFLQKINVSGLRFYASAFNLLTFSKVKDYDPEGNNGSGQFYPQQRIINLGANIKF
- a CDS encoding RagB/SusD family nutrient uptake outer membrane protein, with the protein product MNNKSIYTSLLGLSLISMSIVGCKKDFLNVEPTDRIATTTVETDTAVLEAFITNRYIGTRLQDKEADGSAPGFGRGFEYSMWSSFTDESVYNNDDATWLIQRGQLEPENLGSAGVYWGRSYRSIRECNYALGVLAKIEMSAAHKKQLVAELKFVRAFRYQDLIRNYGRVVLMGDKVTNLTDNLQDPALFQRASIKECIDYVAAQLDQAAADLPLDNSGSWMVGRATKGAALALKSRLLLYAASPLYNAGTWQVAVTAAQAVISLNKYGIYTGGYANLFLTDQSNEVIFARLFTKNANHTHLEIANGPNGYGGWGGNLPMQNLVDEYEMANGKPISDPNSGYDINEPYKGRDPRFAATILYNGAAYRERNVETFIPGGKDSKDGNDNWNTSKTGYYLKKFMNDAYPLQNPWGNAGFQPWIYFRYAEILLNYAEAANEAYGPDAVPAGSTMSARQAINMVRARPGVNMPELAVGLTQTQMRDAVRYERRVELAFEEHRFYDVRRWKIADVTENKPAGGMIITKTGSGFTYTPKVALDGRKFETKHYWLPIPRAEILASGGKLEQNPGYNK